The following is a genomic window from Desulfobacterales bacterium.
CACGGAAGTTAAGCTCCTCAGCGCCGATGGTACTGCATGGGAGACTGTGTGGGAGAGTAGGTCGCCGCCGAATTCTTTTTGTGAAAAAGGGTTCCTTCTTTAGAGGGAACCCTTTTTTTATGCCTGCCCCTACCCTGTCAACATCCCCTCTCGCCCCAAGGGCAATGCATTCACTTGTCATCACCCCTCCTTCCTGGTAGTCTATCTCCCGGTTACCACATAACTGATCACGGGGTAACTACGCAATATCATTACCTCCAAACCTGTAAGCGATCACAGACACCACTGCTTATCAACAACCGGAAAGAAGATATGTCAGCCACATTCGCCTTGATCCTGGCCGCTGGCAAGGGCACCCGCATGAAGTCGGAAAAGGCCAAGGTCCTGCACGAGGTCCTTTTCGTTCCCATGGTCTTCCATGTCCTTGACGCCATTGCCGGCCTGGATCTTATCCGGACCATGGTGGTGGTCGGCCACCAGCAGGATGCGGTGATCAAAACCCTGGCCGGTTATGACGTTGAGCATGTCCTGCAGGAAGAACAGCTCGGCACCGGTCATGCCGCCCGTTGCGCCGAGCCGTATCTCGCCGGTCAGCAAGGCACCGTGCTGATCCTCTGCGGTGACATCCCCCTGATCCGATCCCGGACCATAGACCGGATGCTCGCTGAGCATAAACAAAACAGCGAACCGCTCACGGTGATGACAACGCATCTTGCCGACCCCGGCAACTACGGCCGGATCATCCGCAACGCAGCCGGAGATCTTGCCGGCATAGTCGAGCAAAAGGACGCCACCCCGGAAGAACGGCTGATCAAGGAGATCAATGCCGGGATCTACTGCGTGGAACTGCCCTTTCTGTTCGAGGCCCTGGCCCGGGTGAACACCAACAATAAACAGGGCGAGATGTACCTTACCGACATCGTGGCCATTGCCGCGAAGGCGGGCAATAAAATAAATACCTTTTCCTGCGAAGATGCCCTGGAGGTGCTGGGGGTGAACTCCCGGCTCGAACTGGCCGAGGCGCATTGCGAGCTGCAGCGGCGCCACAATGAGGAACTGATGCTCTCCGGGGTCACCCTGCTCGCCCCGGAAACCGCCTTTATCCAGAACGGGGTCATTATCGGGGCTGATACCTGCATCAATGCCAATGTCCAGATCACCGGCAATACAAAAATCGGCGGCAACTGCACCATCGGCCCCAACACGGTCATCCACGAGAGCCGGATCAACGACAACGTCGCCGTCCCACCCCTGTCCCATGTCCGCAATCAGGTGTTGACCTAACCAGCGGGATCACATCTCCACGCCCACCTCTCCTTGTCCGGGAGGACTTTCACCTGAATCCGTTCTCCGGGCAGATATAATTTTATGGACGTCATCCCAGCCGGCCAATATAATGGATAAACCATGCGGTTTCTTCCTGTAACAGTAATGCTGCTCACCATCTTCCTCTCCTCTCCGCTATTGGCCCGGGACGTTAAGGGCGGTTACTATTCCGCGCCCATTGATGATGTCCGTGAGTCCTTTGAGGACAGATCGCCGCTGACCAGGCGACTCTCCGAGAGGTTTGCAAATATGAGCAAGGAAAAAAAGGCGCTCTATTTGAACCTGGCCGGTACAACTGGAATCCTGGCCCATGCGGTTCTCGTCTGGGGCGCCAGCCCGGCCAGGTATTTCAAAACCACCTCGGAAGGATGGTTCGACGCTGATACGGGTTACGGCGGCGCTGATAAACTCGGCCATTTTTATACCGGGTATGTGGTGGGAGATATTTTCAGCTATGCCTATGATTCGTGGGGGTTTGACCGACGAAAATCCAGCATTTTTTCTTTTCTTTCGTCAGTCCTCTGTACCACGTTGGGGGAAATTGCCGATGGCTTCAGCGATTACGGGCTGTCCCACGAGGATATAATCGCCAACGTCAGCGGGGCCGCGGCAAGCTATGTCCTGCATGAAAATCCCTGGTTATCGGACAAGATTGACCTGAGACTGGAATATAAGCTCTCGGGATTCTCTCTTTCCACCACCGATTACGACCAGATGAAGTATCTGATCGCCTTAAAGGCCGAGGGGTTTGACTGGATTAAAAACGAGCAGCTCAAATTTGCCGAGTTGTATTTTGGTTATTATACCCGTGGTTTTGTAAACGATGAACCATCCCGGGAAAGAATCCCGTACCTTGGTATAGGTTTCAACCTGTCCCGTTTTTTCCGCAATAAAAACAAGCCGCTTTCAACGTTATTTACTTATTACCAGCTTCCCTATAGCTACCTGGAAGCAGGCAGGCCCATGACCAGCCGTCACTAAAGCCGGTGCACGGTTCCTGACAACCTCCTCCCGCTTTATCCCGCGCCGATTCCAGCATTTTTTCCGTATCCGGGCGGACAGCCCGGCCCATGATCATTGCCCTGGAACCAGATAGCCCTTTTTGACAAGCCGGGTGTAAAGGTACAGGGTCAGGAACATTCCCATGTAAGACCCCATCAGGATGTCGCTGACAAAGTGGGCCGAAACAAAGACCCGGCTGGCAGACACCAGGGCGGCAAAAAAGACAAAGGCCGCGGTGTATCTGGGAAACAGCAGCGACAGCGAAATCATCAGGGCCCAGGCGGTCTGGGAATGGCCGGAGGGAAAGCCGTTCATCCCGAAGTCGAAATTAAAGGGCTGAAACCCGTACAGGTTGTCGGCTAAAAAATAACGCGGCCGGTACCGGCCGATCATCGTCTTGACAAGGTTGAGCAGCAGGCCGGAGAAAACGATCGACAGAAAGACAAAAAACGCCTTTCCGCTGATCGCGGCGCAGCGCCGGCGCAGGCCGGGATCTTTCCCATACCGCTGCAGGAGATAGGCCCCCGCGGCAATACAGAGAGAAGAGCTTATCCAGATGTCGCCCTTGCCCAGCCGGGTAACCCTTTCAAAGAACTGTTGCCAGCCGGCCGGCAGATGCTGGTGGACCAGCAGCAGAACCTGGCGGTCGACAAAGATCATGCTGAGCCCGCAGAGCAGCAGCACAACGATAAAACCGGCCCAGGCCTGGGGAACATTGATCCGGCAACGGTCCTTGTCCAGGAAAAGCATGGAGAAACAGCCCCCTTACATTTTGTTCATCTTGTTGCCGCCCCGGGCCCTTGCCGGCAGGCGGGCAGGTTGTAACCTATCGTAACCCCTGAAAGTTGCGGCACCAGACATAATCAACGCTATTCACCTTGTTATGCAGGTAAATATCAATGGTTTTGGCCTGCTCCACCGCACTGCAGCGCATGGTCGCATTGATATCCTTATTAAAGAAATGGGTATTGATAAAGAGCAGGTCGCGGCCGATCGGTGAAGATTTCTGCCAGAGATCAAACTGGTCGTCACGGTTATCGATCAGGAAAAGATCGATTTCAGGGGATGGATTATAAAAAATGGCCCGCGAGGCCAGGGTCCAGTTGGTCACCGCCATTGCCTCCCGGGCCGGATCATCGATCAACGCCGCCGCCTCCTCCATGATGGTGTCAAACCCGTAAATATCACGGTGGATGGTTGCCTGATAGTCCTTGAACGGGATGAGTTTAAGGGAAAGTTCACCATAGGCCAGCAATGAGAGGGTCATGGAGATTGCCACGGCCCCGTAAAGGTATTTTTTCCAGCCACTGCCGGCCTGGAGAAGATAATAGCTGCCGATCGGGATGAAGAGCAGATAAAAAGGCGATGTCCAGTGCGGCAGGGCCCGCTCATAAAACGAGGCATAGGTGAAGAAGCCGATGAGCACCACCCCGAAGAGGGCGCTTAGAAAGAGGGTCTTCTCCTTGGAACGAAGCGCCTTATAGAGCCCGAAAAAAGCTATTGGCAACAACAGGGGGCTATATGCAACAAACTGGGCACCCAGCGACAGGCCGAATTTTCCCCAGCTGACCGCATCCGAGCCGGCCACGTGCCGGGCCTGGTAGGCAAAGCTTATCCAGTCGTGCCGGGCGTTCCACACCAGCACCGGACTGATCAGCAACAGTGCCAGCAGCGCACCGGGGAGCAGCTTCGGGGTGAAGAGCAGGTCAAACCGTCTACGGAAAATAAAATAGAGCGCAATCGGGGGCAGAAACAGGACCGCGGTATACTTGGCCAGCCCGGCGAGCCCCAGCAACAGGCCCAGCCGGAGCCAGTTGCCAACGGTATTTTCTTGTTCAACGGCAATAACGGTATGGATAAGCGGGATGATGAGTATGAAGAGCAGGGTGTCCGGCATCAACATTATAAAAAGTGCGTTGAACAGAAAAGAGGCGTTCAACGCAACCGTACAGAACAGCGCCTGGTACCGGTCCCTGGCAATGGCCAGGATGAAACGGTAGATCAGGACCGAAACAATGCCGCCGATCAGGACCGCGGCTATCCTGGCGCCGAACTCGTTCTCACCGAACAGCGAGGTGAAAACATACTGCACCCAGCCGATCAGGGGCGGATGATCAAAATAGCTTAGATCCAGATAGCGGCCGTAAAGGACATAATGGGCCTCATCCACCCCGAGGCCGAACCGGGGAATGACCAGCAGGCGCAGCAGGGTGATCCCGGCCAGAAAAAAAAGCAGGCCAGAGTGTTCCTTGACTGTTGAATGCATCGACTGATATCGCAAAATCGCCTGGGGGGGTAATGGTGGGATGGCGGAAATCATTGGCCCTAAGCATGGTTATTGTC
Proteins encoded in this region:
- a CDS encoding NTP transferase domain-containing protein; this encodes MSATFALILAAGKGTRMKSEKAKVLHEVLFVPMVFHVLDAIAGLDLIRTMVVVGHQQDAVIKTLAGYDVEHVLQEEQLGTGHAARCAEPYLAGQQGTVLILCGDIPLIRSRTIDRMLAEHKQNSEPLTVMTTHLADPGNYGRIIRNAAGDLAGIVEQKDATPEERLIKEINAGIYCVELPFLFEALARVNTNNKQGEMYLTDIVAIAAKAGNKINTFSCEDALEVLGVNSRLELAEAHCELQRRHNEELMLSGVTLLAPETAFIQNGVIIGADTCINANVQITGNTKIGGNCTIGPNTVIHESRINDNVAVPPLSHVRNQVLT
- a CDS encoding YfiM family protein, coding for MRFLPVTVMLLTIFLSSPLLARDVKGGYYSAPIDDVRESFEDRSPLTRRLSERFANMSKEKKALYLNLAGTTGILAHAVLVWGASPARYFKTTSEGWFDADTGYGGADKLGHFYTGYVVGDIFSYAYDSWGFDRRKSSIFSFLSSVLCTTLGEIADGFSDYGLSHEDIIANVSGAAASYVLHENPWLSDKIDLRLEYKLSGFSLSTTDYDQMKYLIALKAEGFDWIKNEQLKFAELYFGYYTRGFVNDEPSRERIPYLGIGFNLSRFFRNKNKPLSTLFTYYQLPYSYLEAGRPMTSRH
- a CDS encoding phosphatase PAP2 family protein gives rise to the protein MLFLDKDRCRINVPQAWAGFIVVLLLCGLSMIFVDRQVLLLVHQHLPAGWQQFFERVTRLGKGDIWISSSLCIAAGAYLLQRYGKDPGLRRRCAAISGKAFFVFLSIVFSGLLLNLVKTMIGRYRPRYFLADNLYGFQPFNFDFGMNGFPSGHSQTAWALMISLSLLFPRYTAAFVFFAALVSASRVFVSAHFVSDILMGSYMGMFLTLYLYTRLVKKGYLVPGQ
- a CDS encoding glycosyltransferase family 39 protein, with the translated sequence MHSTVKEHSGLLFFLAGITLLRLLVIPRFGLGVDEAHYVLYGRYLDLSYFDHPPLIGWVQYVFTSLFGENEFGARIAAVLIGGIVSVLIYRFILAIARDRYQALFCTVALNASFLFNALFIMLMPDTLLFILIIPLIHTVIAVEQENTVGNWLRLGLLLGLAGLAKYTAVLFLPPIALYFIFRRRFDLLFTPKLLPGALLALLLISPVLVWNARHDWISFAYQARHVAGSDAVSWGKFGLSLGAQFVAYSPLLLPIAFFGLYKALRSKEKTLFLSALFGVVLIGFFTYASFYERALPHWTSPFYLLFIPIGSYYLLQAGSGWKKYLYGAVAISMTLSLLAYGELSLKLIPFKDYQATIHRDIYGFDTIMEEAAALIDDPAREAMAVTNWTLASRAIFYNPSPEIDLFLIDNRDDQFDLWQKSSPIGRDLLFINTHFFNKDINATMRCSAVEQAKTIDIYLHNKVNSVDYVWCRNFQGLR